The Oncorhynchus keta strain PuntledgeMale-10-30-2019 chromosome 17, Oket_V2, whole genome shotgun sequence genome has a window encoding:
- the LOC118395896 gene encoding uncharacterized protein LOC118395896 isoform X10 has product MGSDVRDLNALLPPVPALPGGNGNCTLPVSSAPQWGPVLDFHTGAPYSSLAPHSFIKQEPSWSSGDPQEDPHCGLSAFTLHFSGQFTGTGACRYGAFGAPPPPSQPPPSQPRMFSNAPYLTNCMDTQPSSRNQGYSAFDGATNYGHTPTHHSSQFLSHSFKDENSLAQQTSMGEQPYSVPPPVYGCHTPSDSCTGSQALLLRNPYNSSDNLYQMASQLECMAWNPVSTLASTIKSHATGYESDPNPPMVYSCSTQYRIHTHGIFRGMQVSSLLSHPRHLQRHAGQFSSLTPTASSEACRSVLSSHTHGIFRGMQVSSLLSHPRHLQRHAGQFSSLTPTASSEACRSVLSSHTHGIFRGMQVSSLLSHPRHLQRHAGQFSSLTPTASSEACRSVLSSHTHGIFRGMQVSSLLSHPRHLQRHAGQFSPLTPTASSEACRSVLSSHTHGIFRGMQVSSLLSHPRHLQRHAGQFSPLTPTASSEACRSVLSSHTHGIFRGMQVSSLLSHPRHLQRHAGQFSPLTPTASSEACRSVLFSHTHGIFRGMQVSSLLSHPRHLQRHAGQFSSLTPTASSEACRSVLFSHTHGIFRGMQVSSLLSHPRHLQRHAGQFSSLTPTASSEACRSVLFSHTHGIFRGMQVSSLLSHPRHLQRHAGQFSSLTPTASSEACRSVLSSHTHGIFRGMQDVRRVPGIAPAIVRSETNEKRPFMCAYPGCNKRYFKLSHLQMHGRKHTGEKPYQCDFTDCGRRFSRSDQLKRHQRRHTGVKPFQCETCQRKFSRSDHLKTHTRTHTGKTSEKPFNCRWPNCQKKFARSDELVRHHNMHQRNLTKLQLAI; this is encoded by the exons ATGGGCTCAGACGTACGTGACCTCAATGCCCTGCTGCCCCCGGTGCCAGCCCTGCCAGGGGGGAATGGGAACTGTACCCTGCCCGTCAGCAGTGCCCCTCAGTGGGGCCCTGTACTGGACTTCCACACTGGCGCCCCCTACAGCTCGCTGGCCCCCCACTCCTTCATCAAGCAGGAGCCCAGCTGGAGCTCTGGGGATCCCCAGGAGGACCCTCACTGTGGCCTGAGTGCCTTCACCCTGCACTTCTCTGGCCAGTTCACTGGCACAGGGGCCTGCAGGTACGGGGCCTTCGGGGCCCCCCCTCCACCCAGTCAGCCCCCACCAAGCCAGCCAAGGATGTTCAGCAACGCACCCTACCTGACCAATTGTATGGACACCCAGCCCTCTTCCAGGAACCAGG GTTACAGTGCTTTCGATGGTGCCACTAATTACGGTCACACTCCCACACATCACTCCTCCCAGTTCCTCAGCCACTCCTTTAAAGATGAAAACTCCCTAGCTCAGCAGACCAGTATGG GTGAGCAGCCGTATTCTGTCCCTCCACCCGTGTATGGATGCCACACCCCATCAGACAGCTGTACAGGCAGCCAAGCCCTACTGCTGAGGAACCCTTACAACAG CAGTGATAATTTATACCAAATGGCATCTCAGCTGGAATGCATGGCATGGAACCCTGTTAGCACGCTGGCTTCCACCATTAAGAG CCATGCTACGGGTTATGAAAGTGACCCCAACCCTCCCATGGTGTATAGCTGCAGCACCCAGTACCGCATCCACACCCATGGCATCTTCAGAGGCATGCAGGTCAGTTCTCTTCTCTCACACCCACGGCATCTTCAGAGGCATGCAGGTCAGTTCTCTTCTCTCACACCCACGGCATCTTCAGAGGCATGCAGGtcagttctctcctctcacacccacGGCATCTTCAGAGGCATGCAG GTCAGTTCTCTTCTCTCACACCCACGGCATCTTCAGAGGCATGCAGGTCAGTTCTCTTCTCTCACACCCACGGCATCTTCAGAGGCATGCAGGtcagttctctcctctcacacccacGGCATCTTCAGAGGCATGCAG GtcagttctctcctctcacacccacGGCATCTTCAGAGGCATGCAGGTCAGTTCTCTTCTCTCACACCCACGGCATCTTCAGAGGCATGCAGGtcagttctctcctctcacacccacGGCATCTTCAGAGGCATGCAGGtcagttctctcctctcacacccacGGCATCTTCAGAGGCATGCAGGtcagttctctcctctcacacccacGGCATCTTCAGAGGCATGCAGGtcagttctctcctctcacacccacGGCATCTTCAGAGGCATGCAGGTCAGTTCTCTTCTCTCACACCCACGGCATCTTCAGAGGCATGCAGGtcagttctctcctctcacacccacGGCATCTTCAGAGGCATGCAGGtcagttctctcctctcacacccacGGCATCTTCAGAGGCATGCAGGtcagttctctcctctcacacccacGGCATCTTCAGAGGCATGCAG GtcagttctctcctctcacacccacGGCATCTTCAGAGGCATGCAG GTCAGTTCTCTTCTCTCACACCCACGGCATCTTCAGAGGCATGCAGGTCAGTTCTCTTCTCTCACACCCACGGCATCTTCAGAGGCATGCAGGTCAGTTCTCTTCTCTCACACCCACGGCATCTTCAGAGGCATGCAGGTCAGTTCTCTTCTCTCACACCCACGGCATCTTCAGAGGCATGCAGGtcagttctctcctctcacacccacGGCATCTTCAGAGGCATGCAGGTCAGTTCTCTTCTCTCACACCCACGGCATCTTCAGAGGCATGCAGGTCAGTTCTCTTCTCTCACACCCACGGCATCTTCAGAGGCATGCAGGtcagttctctcctctcacacccacGGCATCTTCAGAGGCATGCAGGTCAGTTCTCTTCTCTCACACCCACGGCATCTTCAGAGGCATGCAG GtcagttctctcctctcacacccacGGCATCTTCAGAGGCATGCAG GATGTCCGACGGGTGCCAGGTATCGCTCCAGCCATTGTTCGCTCAGAGACCAATGAGAAGAGGCCATTCATGTGTGCATATCCTGGCTGCAACAAACGATACTTCAAGCTGTCCCACCTGCAAATGCACGGCAGGAAACACACAG GTGAGAAGCCCTACCAGTGTGACTTTACCGACTGTGGACGAAGGTTCTCCAGGTCAGACCAGCTCAAGAGACACCAGCGAAGACACACAG GGGTTAAACCGTTCCAGTGCGAGACGTGTCAGAGAAAGTTCTCGCGGTCTGACCACCTTAAGACCCACACCCGGACTCATACAGGTAAAACAA gcGAGAAGCCCTTCAACTGCAGATGGCCCAACTGTCAGAAGAAGTTTGCCAGGTCTGATGAGCTGGTTCGTCACCACAACATGCACCAGAGGAACCTGACCAAGCTGCAGCTTGCCATCTGA
- the LOC118395896 gene encoding uncharacterized protein LOC118395896 isoform X19, producing MGSDVRDLNALLPPVPALPGGNGNCTLPVSSAPQWGPVLDFHTGAPYSSLAPHSFIKQEPSWSSGDPQEDPHCGLSAFTLHFSGQFTGTGACRYGAFGAPPPPSQPPPSQPRMFSNAPYLTNCMDTQPSSRNQGYSAFDGATNYGHTPTHHSSQFLSHSFKDENSLAQQTSMGEQPYSVPPPVYGCHTPSDSCTGSQALLLRNPYNSSDNLYQMASQLECMAWNPVSTLASTIKSHATGYESDPNPPMVYSCSTQYRIHTHGIFRGMQVSSLLSHPRHLQRHAGQFSSLTPTASSEACRSVLSSHTHGIFRGMQVSSLLSHPRHLQRHAGQFSSLTPTASSEACRSVLSSHTHGIFRGMQVSSLLSHPRHLQRHAGQFSSLTPTASSEACRSVLSSHTHGIFRGMQVSSLLSHPRHLQRHAGQFSPLTPTASSEACRSVLSSHTHGIFRGMQVSSLLSHPRHLQRHAGQFSPLTPTASSEACRSVLSSHTHGIFRGMQVSSLLSHPRHLQRHAGQFSSLTPTASSEACRSVLSSHTHGIFRGMQVSSLLSHPRHLQRHAGQFSPLTPTASSEACRSVLFSHTHGIFRGMQVSSLLSHPRHLQRHAGQFSSLTPTASSEACRSVLFSHTHGIFRGMQVSSLLSHPRHLQRHAGQFSPLTPTASSEACRSVLFSHTHGIFRGMQVSSLLSHPRHLQRHAGQFSPLTPTASSEACRSVLFSHTHGIFRGMQVSSLLSHPRHLQRHAGQFSPLTPTASSEACRSVLSSHGFFTPRSHSDSYSPHITFLMCSGPRSAQGAQTHILS from the exons ATGGGCTCAGACGTACGTGACCTCAATGCCCTGCTGCCCCCGGTGCCAGCCCTGCCAGGGGGGAATGGGAACTGTACCCTGCCCGTCAGCAGTGCCCCTCAGTGGGGCCCTGTACTGGACTTCCACACTGGCGCCCCCTACAGCTCGCTGGCCCCCCACTCCTTCATCAAGCAGGAGCCCAGCTGGAGCTCTGGGGATCCCCAGGAGGACCCTCACTGTGGCCTGAGTGCCTTCACCCTGCACTTCTCTGGCCAGTTCACTGGCACAGGGGCCTGCAGGTACGGGGCCTTCGGGGCCCCCCCTCCACCCAGTCAGCCCCCACCAAGCCAGCCAAGGATGTTCAGCAACGCACCCTACCTGACCAATTGTATGGACACCCAGCCCTCTTCCAGGAACCAGG GTTACAGTGCTTTCGATGGTGCCACTAATTACGGTCACACTCCCACACATCACTCCTCCCAGTTCCTCAGCCACTCCTTTAAAGATGAAAACTCCCTAGCTCAGCAGACCAGTATGG GTGAGCAGCCGTATTCTGTCCCTCCACCCGTGTATGGATGCCACACCCCATCAGACAGCTGTACAGGCAGCCAAGCCCTACTGCTGAGGAACCCTTACAACAG CAGTGATAATTTATACCAAATGGCATCTCAGCTGGAATGCATGGCATGGAACCCTGTTAGCACGCTGGCTTCCACCATTAAGAG CCATGCTACGGGTTATGAAAGTGACCCCAACCCTCCCATGGTGTATAGCTGCAGCACCCAGTACCGCATCCACACCCATGGCATCTTCAGAGGCATGCAGGTCAGTTCTCTTCTCTCACACCCACGGCATCTTCAGAGGCATGCAGGTCAGTTCTCTTCTCTCACACCCACGGCATCTTCAGAGGCATGCAGGtcagttctctcctctcacacccacGGCATCTTCAGAGGCATGCAG GTCAGTTCTCTTCTCTCACACCCACGGCATCTTCAGAGGCATGCAGGTCAGTTCTCTTCTCTCACACCCACGGCATCTTCAGAGGCATGCAGGtcagttctctcctctcacacccacGGCATCTTCAGAGGCATGCAG GtcagttctctcctctcacacccacGGCATCTTCAGAGGCATGCAGGTCAGTTCTCTTCTCTCACACCCACGGCATCTTCAGAGGCATGCAGGtcagttctctcctctcacacccacGGCATCTTCAGAGGCATGCAGGtcagttctctcctctcacacccacGGCATCTTCAGAGGCATGCAGGtcagttctctcctctcacacccacGGCATCTTCAGAGGCATGCAGGtcagttctctcctctcacacccacGGCATCTTCAGAGGCATGCAGGTCAGTTCTCTTCTCTCACACCCACGGCATCTTCAGAGGCATGCAGGtcagttctctcctctcacacccacGGCATCTTCAGAGGCATGCAGGtcagttctctcctctcacacccacGGCATCTTCAGAGGCATGCAGGtcagttctctcctctcacacccacGGCATCTTCAGAGGCATGCAGGTCAGTTCTCTTCTCTCACACCCACGGCATCTTCAGAGGCATGCAGGtcagttctctcctctcacacccacGGCATCTTCAGAGGCATGCAGGTCAGTTCTCTTCTCTCACACCCACGGCATCTTCAGAGGCATGCAGGtcagttctctcctctcacacccacGGCATCTTCAGAGGCATGCAG GTCAGTTCTCTTCTCTCACACCCACGGCATCTTCAGAGGCATGCAGGTCAGTTCTCTTCTCTCACACCCACGGCATCTTCAGAGGCATGCAGGTCAGTTCTCTTCTCTCACACCCACGGCATCTTCAGAGGCATGCAGGTCAGTTCTCTTCTCTCACACCCACGGCATCTTCAGAGGCATGCAGGTCAGTTCTCTTCTCTCACACCCACGGCATCTTCAGAGGCATGCAGGtcagttctctcctctcacacccacGGCATCTTCAGAGGCATGCAGGTCAGTTCTCTTCTCTCACACCCACGGCATCTTCAGAGGCATGCAGGTCAGTTCTCTTCTCTCACACCCACGGCATCTTCAGAGGCATGCAGGtcagttctctcctctcacacccacGGCATCTTCAGAGGCATGCAGGTCAGTTCTCTTCTCTCACACCCACGGCATCTTCAGAGGCATGCAG GtcagttctctcctctcacacccacGGCATCTTCAGAGGCATGCAG GtcagttctctcctctcacacccacGGCATCTTCAGAGGCATGCAGgtcagttctctcctctcatggATTCTTCACACCCAGGTCACACTCTGATTCCTACTCTCCACACATAACTTTCCTTATGTGCTCAGGTCCAAGGTCGGCACAAGGAGCACAGACACATATTCtctcatga
- the LOC118395896 gene encoding uncharacterized protein LOC118395896 isoform X27 has product MGSDVRDLNALLPPVPALPGGNGNCTLPVSSAPQWGPVLDFHTGAPYSSLAPHSFIKQEPSWSSGDPQEDPHCGLSAFTLHFSGQFTGTGACRYGAFGAPPPPSQPPPSQPRMFSNAPYLTNCMDTQPSSRNQGYSAFDGATNYGHTPTHHSSQFLSHSFKDENSLAQQTSMGEQPYSVPPPVYGCHTPSDSCTGSQALLLRNPYNSSDNLYQMASQLECMAWNPVSTLASTIKSHATGYESDPNPPMVYSCSTQYRIHTHGIFRGMQVSSLLSHPRHLQRHAGQFSSLTPTASSEACRSVLSSHTHGIFRGMQVSSLLSHPRHLQRHAGQFSSLTPTASSEACRSVLSSHTHGIFRGMQVSSLLSHPRHLQRHAGQFSSLTPTASSEACRSVLSSHTHGIFRGMQVSSLLSHPRHLQRHAGQFSPLTPTASSEACRSVLSSHTHGIFRGMQVSSLLSHPRHLQRHAGQFSPLTPTASSEACRSVLSSHTHGIFRGMQVSSLLSHPRHLQRHAGQFSSLTPTASSEACRSVLSSHTHGIFRGMQVSSLLSHPRHLQRHAGQFSPLTPTASSEACRSVLFSHTHGIFRGMQVSSLLSHPRHLQRHAGQFSSLTPTASSEACRSVLFSHTHGIFRGMQVSSLLSHPRHLQRHAGQFSPLTPTASSEACRSVLFSHTHGIFRGMQVSSLLSHPRHLQRHAGQFSPLTPTASSEACRSVLSSHGFFTPRSHSDSYSPHITFLMCSGPRSAQGAQTHILS; this is encoded by the exons ATGGGCTCAGACGTACGTGACCTCAATGCCCTGCTGCCCCCGGTGCCAGCCCTGCCAGGGGGGAATGGGAACTGTACCCTGCCCGTCAGCAGTGCCCCTCAGTGGGGCCCTGTACTGGACTTCCACACTGGCGCCCCCTACAGCTCGCTGGCCCCCCACTCCTTCATCAAGCAGGAGCCCAGCTGGAGCTCTGGGGATCCCCAGGAGGACCCTCACTGTGGCCTGAGTGCCTTCACCCTGCACTTCTCTGGCCAGTTCACTGGCACAGGGGCCTGCAGGTACGGGGCCTTCGGGGCCCCCCCTCCACCCAGTCAGCCCCCACCAAGCCAGCCAAGGATGTTCAGCAACGCACCCTACCTGACCAATTGTATGGACACCCAGCCCTCTTCCAGGAACCAGG GTTACAGTGCTTTCGATGGTGCCACTAATTACGGTCACACTCCCACACATCACTCCTCCCAGTTCCTCAGCCACTCCTTTAAAGATGAAAACTCCCTAGCTCAGCAGACCAGTATGG GTGAGCAGCCGTATTCTGTCCCTCCACCCGTGTATGGATGCCACACCCCATCAGACAGCTGTACAGGCAGCCAAGCCCTACTGCTGAGGAACCCTTACAACAG CAGTGATAATTTATACCAAATGGCATCTCAGCTGGAATGCATGGCATGGAACCCTGTTAGCACGCTGGCTTCCACCATTAAGAG CCATGCTACGGGTTATGAAAGTGACCCCAACCCTCCCATGGTGTATAGCTGCAGCACCCAGTACCGCATCCACACCCATGGCATCTTCAGAGGCATGCAGGTCAGTTCTCTTCTCTCACACCCACGGCATCTTCAGAGGCATGCAGGTCAGTTCTCTTCTCTCACACCCACGGCATCTTCAGAGGCATGCAGGtcagttctctcctctcacacccacGGCATCTTCAGAGGCATGCAG GTCAGTTCTCTTCTCTCACACCCACGGCATCTTCAGAGGCATGCAGGTCAGTTCTCTTCTCTCACACCCACGGCATCTTCAGAGGCATGCAGGtcagttctctcctctcacacccacGGCATCTTCAGAGGCATGCAG GtcagttctctcctctcacacccacGGCATCTTCAGAGGCATGCAGGTCAGTTCTCTTCTCTCACACCCACGGCATCTTCAGAGGCATGCAGGtcagttctctcctctcacacccacGGCATCTTCAGAGGCATGCAGGtcagttctctcctctcacacccacGGCATCTTCAGAGGCATGCAGGtcagttctctcctctcacacccacGGCATCTTCAGAGGCATGCAGGtcagttctctcctctcacacccacGGCATCTTCAGAGGCATGCAGGTCAGTTCTCTTCTCTCACACCCACGGCATCTTCAGAGGCATGCAGGtcagttctctcctctcacacccacGGCATCTTCAGAGGCATGCAGGtcagttctctcctctcacacccacGGCATCTTCAGAGGCATGCAGGtcagttctctcctctcacacccacGGCATCTTCAGAGGCATGCAGGTCAGTTCTCTTCTCTCACACCCACGGCATCTTCAGAGGCATGCAGGtcagttctctcctctcacacccacGGCATCTTCAGAGGCATGCAGGTCAGTTCTCTTCTCTCACACCCACGGCATCTTCAGAGGCATGCAGGtcagttctctcctctcacacccacGGCATCTTCAGAGGCATGCAG GTCAGTTCTCTTCTCTCACACCCACGGCATCTTCAGAGGCATGCAGGTCAGTTCTCTTCTCTCACACCCACGGCATCTTCAGAGGCATGCAGGTCAGTTCTCTTCTCTCACACCCACGGCATCTTCAGAGGCATGCAGGTCAGTTCTCTTCTCTCACACCCACGGCATCTTCAGAGGCATGCAGGTCAGTTCTCTTCTCTCACACCCACGGCATCTTCAGAGGCATGCAGGtcagttctctcctctcacacccacGGCATCTTCAGAGGCATGCAGGTCAGTTCTCTTCTCTCACACCCACGGCATCTTCAGAGGCATGCAG GtcagttctctcctctcacacccacGGCATCTTCAGAGGCATGCAG GtcagttctctcctctcacacccacGGCATCTTCAGAGGCATGCAGgtcagttctctcctctcatggATTCTTCACACCCAGGTCACACTCTGATTCCTACTCTCCACACATAACTTTCCTTATGTGCTCAGGTCCAAGGTCGGCACAAGGAGCACAGACACATATTCtctcatga
- the LOC118395896 gene encoding uncharacterized protein LOC118395896 isoform X17: MGSDVRDLNALLPPVPALPGGNGNCTLPVSSAPQWGPVLDFHTGAPYSSLAPHSFIKQEPSWSSGDPQEDPHCGLSAFTLHFSGQFTGTGACRYGAFGAPPPPSQPPPSQPRMFSNAPYLTNCMDTQPSSRNQGYSAFDGATNYGHTPTHHSSQFLSHSFKDENSLAQQTSMGEQPYSVPPPVYGCHTPSDSCTGSQALLLRNPYNSSDNLYQMASQLECMAWNPVSTLASTIKSHATGYESDPNPPMVYSCSTQYRIHTHGIFRGMQVSSLLSHPRHLQRHAGQFSSLTPTASSEACRSVLSSHTHGIFRGMQVSSLLSHPRHLQRHAGQFSSLTPTASSEACRSVLSSHTHGIFRGMQVSSLLSHPRHLQRHAGQFSSLTPTASSEACRSVLSSHTHGIFRGMQVSSLLSHPRHLQRHAGQFSPLTPTASSEACRSVLSSHTHGIFRGMQVSSLLSHPRHLQRHAGQFSPLTPTASSEACRSVLSSHTHGIFRGMQVSSLLSHPRHLQRHAGQFSSLTPTASSEACRSVLSSHTHGIFRGMQVSSLLSHPRHLQRHAGQFSPLTPTASSEACRSVLFSHTHGIFRGMQVSSLLSHPRHLQRHAGQFSSLTPTASSEACRSVLFSHTHGIFRGMQVSSLLSHPRHLQRHAGQFSPLTPTASSEACRSVLFSHTHGIFRGMQVSSLLSHPRHLQRHAGQFSSLTPTASSEACRSVLSSHTHGIFRGMQVSSLLSHPRHLQRHAGQFSPLTPTASSEACRSVLSSHGFFTPRSHSDSYSPHITFLMCSGPRSAQGAQTHILS, translated from the exons ATGGGCTCAGACGTACGTGACCTCAATGCCCTGCTGCCCCCGGTGCCAGCCCTGCCAGGGGGGAATGGGAACTGTACCCTGCCCGTCAGCAGTGCCCCTCAGTGGGGCCCTGTACTGGACTTCCACACTGGCGCCCCCTACAGCTCGCTGGCCCCCCACTCCTTCATCAAGCAGGAGCCCAGCTGGAGCTCTGGGGATCCCCAGGAGGACCCTCACTGTGGCCTGAGTGCCTTCACCCTGCACTTCTCTGGCCAGTTCACTGGCACAGGGGCCTGCAGGTACGGGGCCTTCGGGGCCCCCCCTCCACCCAGTCAGCCCCCACCAAGCCAGCCAAGGATGTTCAGCAACGCACCCTACCTGACCAATTGTATGGACACCCAGCCCTCTTCCAGGAACCAGG GTTACAGTGCTTTCGATGGTGCCACTAATTACGGTCACACTCCCACACATCACTCCTCCCAGTTCCTCAGCCACTCCTTTAAAGATGAAAACTCCCTAGCTCAGCAGACCAGTATGG GTGAGCAGCCGTATTCTGTCCCTCCACCCGTGTATGGATGCCACACCCCATCAGACAGCTGTACAGGCAGCCAAGCCCTACTGCTGAGGAACCCTTACAACAG CAGTGATAATTTATACCAAATGGCATCTCAGCTGGAATGCATGGCATGGAACCCTGTTAGCACGCTGGCTTCCACCATTAAGAG CCATGCTACGGGTTATGAAAGTGACCCCAACCCTCCCATGGTGTATAGCTGCAGCACCCAGTACCGCATCCACACCCATGGCATCTTCAGAGGCATGCAGGTCAGTTCTCTTCTCTCACACCCACGGCATCTTCAGAGGCATGCAGGTCAGTTCTCTTCTCTCACACCCACGGCATCTTCAGAGGCATGCAGGtcagttctctcctctcacacccacGGCATCTTCAGAGGCATGCAG GTCAGTTCTCTTCTCTCACACCCACGGCATCTTCAGAGGCATGCAGGTCAGTTCTCTTCTCTCACACCCACGGCATCTTCAGAGGCATGCAGGtcagttctctcctctcacacccacGGCATCTTCAGAGGCATGCAG GtcagttctctcctctcacacccacGGCATCTTCAGAGGCATGCAGGTCAGTTCTCTTCTCTCACACCCACGGCATCTTCAGAGGCATGCAGGtcagttctctcctctcacacccacGGCATCTTCAGAGGCATGCAGGtcagttctctcctctcacacccacGGCATCTTCAGAGGCATGCAGGtcagttctctcctctcacacccacGGCATCTTCAGAGGCATGCAGGtcagttctctcctctcacacccacGGCATCTTCAGAGGCATGCAGGTCAGTTCTCTTCTCTCACACCCACGGCATCTTCAGAGGCATGCAGGtcagttctctcctctcacacccacGGCATCTTCAGAGGCATGCAGGtcagttctctcctctcacacccacGGCATCTTCAGAGGCATGCAGGtcagttctctcctctcacacccacGGCATCTTCAGAGGCATGCAGGTCAGTTCTCTTCTCTCACACCCACGGCATCTTCAGAGGCATGCAGGtcagttctctcctctcacacccacGGCATCTTCAGAGGCATGCAGGTCAGTTCTCTTCTCTCACACCCACGGCATCTTCAGAGGCATGCAGGtcagttctctcctctcacacccacGGCATCTTCAGAGGCATGCAG GTCAGTTCTCTTCTCTCACACCCACGGCATCTTCAGAGGCATGCAGGTCAGTTCTCTTCTCTCACACCCACGGCATCTTCAGAGGCATGCAGGTCAGTTCTCTTCTCTCACACCCACGGCATCTTCAGAGGCATGCAGGTCAGTTCTCTTCTCTCACACCCACGGCATCTTCAGAGGCATGCAGGTCAGTTCTCTTCTCTCACACCCACGGCATCTTCAGAGGCATGCAGGtcagttctctcctctcacacccacGGCATCTTCAGAGGCATGCAG GTCAGTTCTCTTCTCTCACACCCACGGCATCTTCAGAGGCATGCAGGtcagttctctcctctcacacccacGGCATCTTCAGAGGCATGCAGGTCAGTTCTCTTCTCTCACACCCACGGCATCTTCAGAGGCATGCAGGtcagttctctcctctcacacccacGGCATCTTCAGAGGCATGCAGGtcagttctctcctctcacacccacGGCATCTTCAGAGGCATGCAG GtcagttctctcctctcacacccacGGCATCTTCAGAGGCATGCAGgtcagttctctcctctcatggATTCTTCACACCCAGGTCACACTCTGATTCCTACTCTCCACACATAACTTTCCTTATGTGCTCAGGTCCAAGGTCGGCACAAGGAGCACAGACACATATTCtctcatga